From the genome of Eucalyptus grandis isolate ANBG69807.140 chromosome 2, ASM1654582v1, whole genome shotgun sequence, one region includes:
- the LOC104420516 gene encoding mitochondrial substrate carrier family protein E, giving the protein MADRSSSPNGNQRAAPRPAAADHHHFFVWREFLWGAVAGAFGEGMMHPVDTVKTRIQSQAILSRSQTQKSVLQMVRTVWCADGLRGFYRGIAPGVTGSLATGATYFGFIESTKKWIEESNPELGGHWSHFLAGALGDTLGSFVYVPCEVMKQRMQVQGTKSSWRSVVQKDRVTLKSNACMYGYYNGMFQAGVSIWKEQGLRGLYTGYWSTLARDVPFAGLMVMFYEALKDMTEYSKRMWLSESNFRLSSSVEGLILGGLAGGFSAYLTTPLDVIKTRLQVQGSATRYNGWFDAIRSIWRVEGAKGLFRGSVPRITWYIPASALTFMAVEFLRDHFNEERDNSNTQEVSTLSIDKTGSLTEVAR; this is encoded by the exons ATGGCGGATCGGAGCTCGAGCCCGAACGGAAATCAACGCGCGGCTCCGCGTCCGGCCGCTGCGGATCACCACCACTTCTTCG TATGGAGGGAGTTCTTGTGGGGTGCTGTTGCTGGGGCTTTTGGTGAAGGAATGATGCACCCGGTTGATACGGTCAAGACACGGATTCAAAGTCAGGCGATTCTCAGCAGGAGTCAG ACTCAAAAGAGTGTACTCCAGATGGTCCGTACAGTGTGGTGTGCAGACGGATTAAGGG GGTTTTATAGAGGTATAGCACCTGGAGTAACCGGATCTCTTGCAACTGGAGCAACGTATTTTGGTTTCATAGAATCCACCAAGAAGTGGATTGAAGAATCAAATCCTGAGCTTGGGGGGCACTGGTCTCATTTTTTAGCTGGAGCACTTG GAGATACCCTGGGTTCTTTTGTGTATGTTCCATGTGAAGTCATGAAGCAGCGTATGCAGGTCCAAGGCACCAAATCGTCATGGAGATCAGTGGTCCAGAAAGATAGGGTTACTTTGAAGTCTAATGCCTGTATGTATGGCTATTACAATGGAATGTTTCAGGCTGGCGTTTCAATATGGAAGGAGCAGGGATTGAGGGGACTTTATACAGG ATACTGGTCCACACTTGCTAGGGATGTTCCATTTGCTGGTCTTATG GTCATGTTTTATGAAGCACTTAAAGACATGACGGAGTACAGCAAGCGGATGTGGTTATCAGAATCAAATTTCCGTCTAAGTAGTTCAGTGGAAGGACTTATATTAGGTGGATTAGCTGGTG GTTTTAGTGCTTATCTTACTACTCCTTTGGATGTCATCAAGACGAGGTTGCAAGTGCAAGGATCAGCGACAAG GTACAACGGTTGGTTCGATGCAATTCGTAGCATATGGCGAGTAGAAGGTGCGAAGGGACTCTTCCGAGGTAGCGTGCCAAGGATTACATGGTACATTCCAGCCTCCGCACTCACATTTATGGCTGTTGAATTTCTGAGAGACCATTTTAATGAAGAACGGGACAACAGTAACACGCAAGAAGTTTCCACTCTGTCGATAGACAAAACTGGGTCTTTAACAGAAGTGGCTCGGTGA
- the LOC104420525 gene encoding ATP synthase subunit gamma, mitochondrial, whose amino-acid sequence MAMAALRREGRRFAPSSPPPLLDASALLIEHHVPFGARSISTQVVRNRMKSVKNIQKITKAMKMVAASKLRAIQIRAENSRGLWQPFIALLGDTPSIDVKKNVIVTVSSDKGLCGGINSTSVRLSKGLHKLNSGPDKEPKYVVVGEKAKVQLIRDSRKHIHLTISELTKIPLNYTQVSVLADDIIKNVEFDALKIVFNKFHSVVSFIPTVSTVLSPEVVEREVESGSGKLGELDSYEIEGGSTRGETLQNLAEFQFSCVMFNAVLENACSEMGARMSAMDSSSRNAGEVLDRLTLTYNRTRQAAITTELTEIISGASALEG is encoded by the exons ATGGCGATGGCTGCTCTCCGCCGCGAAGGGAGGCGGTTCGCCCCCTCCTCTCCCCCGcccc TGCTTGATGCTTCCGCTCTGCTCATCGAACATC ATGTTCCTTTTGGGGCTCGTTCTATTTCAACTCAAGTGG TAAGGAACCGGATGAAGAGTGTGAAGAATATTCAGAAGATCACTAAGGCTATGAAGATGGTTGCAGCCTCAAAGCTACGAGCAATTCAAATTAGAGCTGAAAATTCCCGTGGCCTGTGGCAGCCATTCATTGCTCTTCTTGGCGACACCCCCA GCATTGATGTCAAGAAGAATGTTATAGTTACTGTTTCTTCGGACAAAGGGCTGTGCGGTGGGATTAATTCCACTTCTGTAAGATTAAGCAAGGGTTTACACAAGTTGAACTCAG GGCCTGACAAAGAACCAAAGTATGTAGTTGTGGGGGAAAAAGCAAAGGTTCAATTGATCCGCGACTCACGAAAGCACATACACTTGACCATATCAGAGTTAACAAAAATTCCTCTGAACTATACCCAG GTTTCTGTGCTGGCTGATGACATCATAAAGAATGTTGAGTTTGATGCTCTAAAAATTGTCTTCAACAAGTTTCACTCCGTCGTCTCATTTATACCAACAGTGTCGACTGTGCTATCACCTGAG GTTGTTGAAAGGGAGGTGGAATCTGGTTCGGGTAAGCTTGGAGAACTGGACTCCTATGAGATCGAAGGTGGTTCAACGAGGGGAGAAACACTTCAGAATCTGGCAGAATTCCAGTTTTCTTGT GTCATGTTTAATGCTGTATTGGAGAACGCTTGCAGTGAGATGGGTGCTAGGATGTCTGCCATGGACAGCTCGAGCAGAAATGCTGGCGAAGTGCTTGACCGCCTCACTCTCACTTATaacag AACCCGTCAAGCTGCTATTACCACAGAGTTGACTGAGATTATATCTGGAGCATCGGCACTGGAGGGCTAA
- the LOC104420535 gene encoding LOW QUALITY PROTEIN: respiratory burst oxidase homolog protein A-like (The sequence of the model RefSeq protein was modified relative to this genomic sequence to represent the inferred CDS: inserted 1 base in 1 codon): MDSPEAHYTSSSSSSSSSSSSSSSYGASVVPVPYSPVQTDRDHRADDHDGGINGGTAAATSLAIQRLRFLDASAKHWRQVEERFDRIARDRYRNGVEPAARWSDFAFCVGIQRSTEYAQELLRALRGRDGLKSDITKSELHYFWRRLTDPCPDSKIQIFFDLCDRNMDGIVSRRDVKQVILMSAAANKVSLTGEEVDEYAALIMDAVGSGDRGYIEISQVETLLKLGLSKDSSATAPSPRLCYRGGWDSDGVVGRPMSRLEVLFRSYWRRAWIVALWLAICVALFTWKFIQYRHRTAFEVMGYCLCTAKGAAETLKFNMAVILLPVCRNTVTWLRASRRVSSIVPFNDNINFHKLIAAGIVIGVILHGGTHLACDFPRISSXDHSIFRQTIAARFGYHQPSYVQILATTEVATGIAMVVLMAIAFSLATRWPRRQAPPLPRSVRQVTGYNTFWYSHHLFVFVYALLIVHSMFLFLTSNLIEKTTWMYIAFPVLLYTGERIFRAVRSAFYEVEILKANVYPGKVLSLTISKPEGFEYRSGMYIYIQCSRISPFEWHPFSLTSGPDEGYLSVHIRTLGDWSYQLYSLFQEATVARTASYPKMYIDGPYGAASQDYVKYDVVVLVGLGIGATPFISILKDVVGCDHVDGGEVSIPKGPAKAYLYWVTRDQSSFAWFRDFIKQISKTNRKESIMEMHNFLTSMYKEEDARSVLLSTIQALSHAKSGVDFISQTPVHTHFARPNWSSIFSKLSRRHGGSQIGVFYCGPSALARELEEMCTKFSTKTITRFVFHKEHY, translated from the exons AAGCACTGGAGGCAGGTGGAGGAGCGGTTCGACCGGATCGCCCGGGACCGCTACCGGAATGGCGTCGAGCCGGCGGCCAGGTGGTCGGATTTCGCCTTCTGCGTCG GAATTCAACGGTCAACGGAGTACGCCCAGGAGCTGCTGCGAGCGCTGCGAGGGAGAGACGGCCTCAAATCCGACATCACAAAGAGCGAACTCCACTACTTCTGGCGCCGCCTCACCGACCCGTGCCCCGACTCCAAAATCCAGATCTTCTTCGACTT GTGCGACCGAAATATGgatgggatagttagccgacgcGATGTGAAGCAG GTGATCTTGATGAGTGCTGCCGCGAACAAGGTGAGCTTGACCGGCGAGGAGGTGGACGAGTACGCCGCCCTGATCATGGACGCCGTCGGCTCGGGAGATCGAGGTTACATAGAG ATATCTCAAGTGGAGACGCTGCTGAAGCTCGGGTTGTCGAAGGACTCTTCCGCCACTGCCCCGTCGCCGAGGCTGTGCTACCGCGGGGGCTGGGACTCGGATGGGGTGGTCGGGCGGCCCATGTCGAGGCTGGAGGTCTTGTTCCGGAGCTACTGGCGACGGGCGTGGATCGTGGCCCTCTGGCTGGCGATTTGCGTCGCACTGTTCACGTGGAAGTTCATTCAGTATAGGCATAGGACGGCGTTCGAGGTCATGGGCTACTGCCTTTGCACCGCCAAAGGGGCTGCCGAGACCCTCAAGTTCAACATGGCCGTGATTCTCCTCCCCGTCTGCCGGAACACTGTCACGTGGCTCCGCGCCAGCCGCCGGGTCAGCTCGATCGTCCCCTTCAACGATAACATCAACTTTCACAAG TTGATCGCAGCTGGGATCGTGATCGGGGTGATCCTCCATGGCGGCACCCACCTGGCGTGCGACTTCCCTCGGATCAGTA TCGATCACTCAATCTTCCGCCAGACGATTGCTGCAAGGTTCGGCTACCATCAGCCGTCGTATGTCCAGATCCTGGCCACAACGGAGGTGGCAACAGGGATCGCAATGGTGGTCCTTATGGCAATCGCGTTCTCCCTCGCGACAAGGTGGCCAAGGCGCCAGGCCCCGCCACTGCCCCGGTCAGTCCGGCAGGTCACGGGGTACAACACCTTCTGGTACTCACACCACCTCTTCGTCTTCGTGTACGCACTGTTGATCGTGCACTCCATGTTCCTCTTCCTGACCAGCAACCTAATAGAAAAGACG ACATGGATGTATATCGCCTTTCCAGTGCTGCTGTACACGGGAGAGAGGATCTTCCGGGCTGTCAGATCGGCATTTTATGAGGTGGAGATACTGAAG GCAAATGTGTATCCAGGAAAGGTTTTGTCCCTGACAATTAGCAAGCCTGAAGGCTTTGAGTACAGAAGTGGAATGTATATATACATTCAATGCTCTCGAATATCACCCTTCGAATG GCACCCGTTTTCATTGACTTCTGGACCAGATGAAGGTTATTTGAGTGTGCACATTAGGACACTTGGAGACTGGAGTTATCAATTATACAGTCTCTTCCAAGAG GCAACTGTGGCAAGAACAGCTAGCTATCCCAAAATGTACATCGATGGGCCTTATGGTGCAGCCTCTCAGGACTATGTCAAGTACGACGTCGTGGTTCTGGTTGGCCTCGGAATAGGAGCAACGCCATTTATCAGCATTCTTAAGGATGTCGTCGGTTGTGATCAT GTGGATGGCGGAGAAGTCAGCATTCCGAAGGGTCCAGCGAAAGCCTATCTGTACTGGGTTACGAGGGATCAGAGCTCCTTTGCCTGGTTCAGGGATTTCATCAAGCAGATATCGAAGACCAACCGGAAAGAG TCGATTATGGAGATGCACAACTTCCTGACCTCGATGTACAAGGAGGAGGATGCGCGGTCAGTGTTACTAAGCACCATTCAAGCTCTGTCTCATGCCAAGAGCGGCGTCGACTTCATCTCTCAGACCCCG GTGCATACTCATTTTGCCAGACCAAATTGGTCCAGCATTTTCTCCAAGTTGTCCCGAAGGCACGGCGGTTCCCAGATTG GGGTGTTCTATTGTGGTCCTTCAGCATTAGCAAGAGAATTGGAGGAGATGTGCACCAAATTCTCCACCAAGACCATCACAAGATTTGTGTTCCATAAGGAGCATTATTGA